The following proteins are encoded in a genomic region of Desulfurococcaceae archaeon:
- a CDS encoding phenylalanine--tRNA ligase beta subunit-related protein: MDLCINLEDLVQLTDDVRNLGVHLAYTASWLEWPMVPKEYAFEEEVFRLMEYIKSKYTLNGLKSDKAVRAYRDFYWKIGIDPTKTRPSSEALVRRILRGEFPRINPVVDAGNIASAYTMVPIGMYDLDRITPPLALKLSAGGEPFKPLGGREEILVPGYPVLVDGKGLIVHVYPHRDSSETCVTSTTKKVLVVAAGVPRVEKELLIEAVKTVVRLMEKLAWRSCEKVEYKA, encoded by the coding sequence GTGGATCTGTGCATAAACCTCGAAGATCTCGTACAATTAACCGATGATGTACGGAACCTGGGCGTTCACTTAGCCTATACGGCTTCATGGCTCGAATGGCCTATGGTCCCAAAAGAGTACGCTTTCGAAGAGGAGGTTTTTAGGTTAATGGAGTACATCAAGTCCAAGTACACGCTTAACGGCTTAAAGAGCGACAAGGCCGTGAGGGCGTATCGTGACTTCTACTGGAAGATTGGAATAGACCCAACGAAAACCAGGCCTTCGAGCGAGGCTCTTGTGAGGAGAATTTTGCGTGGAGAATTCCCTAGGATAAACCCGGTTGTGGATGCGGGTAACATCGCATCAGCATATACAATGGTCCCGATAGGAATGTACGATCTGGACAGAATAACTCCACCCCTGGCACTTAAACTCAGCGCTGGCGGAGAGCCGTTTAAGCCGCTCGGCGGCCGCGAGGAGATCTTAGTACCGGGATACCCAGTACTAGTTGACGGTAAAGGATTAATAGTGCACGTATACCCTCACAGAGATTCCTCCGAAACCTGCGTAACCAGCACGACGAAAAAAGTACTCGTGGTAGCAGCTGGAGTACCTCGCGTGGAGAAGGAGCTACTAATTGAAGCTGTGAAAACTGTGGTTAGGCTGATGGAGAAGTTAGCGTGGAGATCCTGCGAGAAGGTAGAGTATAAGGCCTAA
- a CDS encoding NAD-dependent epimerase/dehydratase family protein has protein sequence MTRILVIGSTGQIGAELVPALREIYGRNNVIAGYHSKPPTGRLAEGPVERVDVTSRESVESAIKKYDVTEIYNLAALLSAAGEKNPQLAWKVNMIGHYNVLELAREYGLRVFWPSTIAVFGPTTPKYNTPQHTIIEPITMYGITKYAGELLARYYVNKYGIDVRGVRWPGIISSEALPGGGTTDYAVEIFYYAVEGKPYTCYLREDTMLPMMYMPDAVKSAIQLMQADRSKLKLFVGYNVTAFSFTPKQLEEEIKKYVPDFRVEYKPDFRQQIADSWPRTIDDSSAREEWGWKPDWTFEVMVKDMLVKIGRKLGKPIEVVE, from the coding sequence TTGACGAGAATACTCGTTATTGGTTCAACCGGCCAGATCGGTGCAGAGCTCGTACCAGCGTTGAGGGAAATTTACGGGAGGAACAATGTCATAGCGGGATATCACTCGAAGCCTCCTACCGGGAGGCTAGCAGAGGGTCCTGTAGAGCGCGTGGACGTCACTAGTAGGGAATCCGTTGAAAGCGCCATTAAAAAATACGATGTAACCGAAATCTACAACCTCGCTGCATTACTCTCTGCTGCAGGCGAGAAAAACCCGCAACTGGCGTGGAAGGTGAACATGATTGGGCATTACAACGTGCTGGAACTAGCTAGAGAGTACGGGTTAAGGGTGTTCTGGCCTAGCACGATAGCCGTTTTCGGTCCCACAACACCCAAGTACAATACACCGCAGCATACAATAATAGAGCCCATTACGATGTACGGTATAACTAAGTATGCTGGCGAGCTTCTAGCTAGATACTACGTGAACAAGTACGGTATCGACGTCCGCGGGGTGAGGTGGCCCGGCATAATAAGTAGTGAGGCGCTACCAGGAGGAGGCACTACGGACTACGCCGTGGAGATATTTTATTACGCCGTAGAGGGTAAACCGTACACTTGCTACTTGAGGGAAGATACGATGCTGCCAATGATGTATATGCCTGATGCTGTAAAGTCCGCCATCCAATTAATGCAGGCGGACAGATCGAAGTTAAAACTATTTGTAGGTTACAACGTAACGGCATTCAGCTTCACACCAAAGCAGTTAGAAGAGGAAATTAAGAAATACGTACCGGACTTCAGAGTGGAGTACAAACCAGACTTTAGGCAACAAATAGCTGACTCGTGGCCCAGGACGATAGATGATAGCTCTGCCAGGGAGGAGTGGGGCTGGAAGCCGGACTGGACCTTCGAAGTGATGGTCAAAGATATGCTAGTAAAAATAGGCAGGAAGCTTGGTAAGCCCATAGAGGTAGTGGAGTAA
- a CDS encoding hydantoinase B/oxoprolinase family protein encodes MVSWEVVFKATSFVAEEMGAALKRSALSPNIRERVDLSCAVADENGRIVAQAEHIPVHLGSFRIGVFNTLKYVEGEGMVLSEGDVVVLNDPYIAGTHLNDIMLLAPVYYEDKLIGYVVNKAHHVDVGGPLPGSINPYAKTIYEEGLIIPPVKLAESWSIKKEVVSFIVANVKTPQITLGDLYAQYAAIRVGVVKVKEVVSKYGLNTVLESWSRAIEYSKLLALKSIGTWQRGVADAEDYLELEDRDIAIHVKISISENGVHLDYTGTSQQVDVPLNAVLGVTYAASSYAIRTLLPGDIPVNEGFYSTIKIHAPEGTILNPKRPAPVAGGNLETSQRVVDVVLLAISKLMPERVPAAGSGTMMNIMLGGYNPARGYWAYYETIGGGTGGRPGKHGVSGVHVNMTNTLNTPIEMAERAYPILYVTYRIREESGGEGLYRGGDGVVRAFRVLEPATLSVLADRFRRGPYGLAGGKPGRPGRVIIKKRDGKVLEMPSKFTVQLEPGDEVIVETPGGGGWGSSH; translated from the coding sequence GTGGTCTCGTGGGAAGTAGTGTTCAAGGCAACTAGTTTCGTGGCCGAAGAAATGGGCGCAGCCCTTAAGAGGTCTGCCCTCTCACCGAATATAAGGGAGCGGGTAGACCTGAGCTGCGCGGTAGCTGATGAGAACGGTAGGATAGTTGCGCAGGCCGAACATATACCCGTACACTTAGGGTCTTTTAGGATCGGGGTTTTCAATACGCTGAAGTACGTTGAAGGGGAAGGCATGGTACTAAGTGAGGGAGATGTGGTGGTTCTCAATGACCCCTACATTGCCGGCACTCATTTAAATGACATCATGCTATTAGCACCTGTATACTACGAGGACAAGCTGATAGGTTACGTGGTAAATAAGGCCCACCACGTAGACGTCGGAGGACCCTTACCGGGTAGTATTAACCCTTACGCGAAGACTATTTACGAGGAGGGCTTAATAATACCTCCGGTAAAGCTCGCCGAGAGCTGGAGTATTAAAAAGGAGGTAGTGAGTTTTATAGTAGCTAATGTCAAAACTCCTCAAATCACGCTAGGAGACCTTTACGCACAATACGCCGCTATACGTGTAGGCGTAGTAAAGGTCAAGGAAGTGGTGAGCAAATACGGTCTGAACACCGTACTGGAGTCATGGAGCAGAGCAATAGAGTACAGTAAGTTGCTCGCACTGAAAAGTATCGGAACGTGGCAACGTGGAGTGGCCGATGCCGAGGACTACTTGGAGCTCGAAGACAGAGACATAGCCATACACGTCAAGATCAGCATATCGGAGAATGGTGTACACTTGGACTACACGGGGACATCTCAGCAAGTAGATGTACCACTGAACGCTGTACTGGGCGTTACATACGCTGCCTCGAGTTACGCTATCAGAACCCTACTTCCCGGAGACATACCAGTAAACGAAGGCTTTTACAGCACCATTAAAATCCACGCACCTGAGGGTACAATCCTAAACCCGAAAAGGCCAGCACCTGTTGCCGGTGGTAATTTAGAAACCAGTCAGAGAGTCGTAGACGTGGTACTACTGGCTATATCAAAGCTCATGCCGGAGCGAGTTCCAGCTGCAGGTTCAGGGACCATGATGAACATAATGCTCGGTGGCTATAACCCCGCGAGAGGCTACTGGGCCTATTACGAAACCATTGGCGGCGGAACCGGTGGCAGGCCCGGTAAGCACGGCGTAAGCGGTGTACACGTAAACATGACCAATACCCTGAACACACCAATAGAGATGGCCGAGCGAGCGTACCCGATACTATATGTCACTTACAGAATTCGTGAAGAAAGTGGTGGAGAAGGCCTGTACCGTGGCGGTGACGGAGTAGTGAGAGCATTCAGGGTATTAGAACCAGCCACGCTCTCAGTACTCGCAGATAGGTTTAGGCGAGGACCTTACGGACTTGCTGGTGGAAAACCAGGTAGGCCTGGACGCGTTATCATCAAGAAAAGAGATGGCAAGGTGTTAGAGATGCCGAGCAAGTTTACAGTGCAACTCGAACCAGGAGACGAGGTAATCGTGGAGACGCCTGGTGGAGGCGGCTGGGGTAGTTCCCATTGA
- a CDS encoding ABC transporter permease produces the protein MRLKLAKKLRILLWKELKEISRDKKLVATTILFPLVSLPAIGFLTALLLYYQPVVIAIVNEDAGPSTVTSWFIENVVSALTSAGHSVVEVDDLESALRNATIDLILIIPGGFHENATSFDKVAYVEIIRRAGVSEERVNRVEQDVRNTITSISLSLSEMKIRELAEKAGVEEYSVEAIRNPVQIKVPVYVTPKGEPAKPEDIVRPFIARLLILSFSFIVTPASSFIIDGIVGERERKTMEMLLASPAGLWDMLVAKIVAASVIGLIASLADILGLLAYFGVLVTALGGWFMAVYDARLVLLHAFTAFLTILVTVSISIPFITRTRGIKTASNIAGLLSIVGLAFFVSGWMVDFYKLSREIFTALLAVPYAHSILIIQSYVYGDYNMVAASVSFLVMLSLAVMTISLRTLEREKVLLAG, from the coding sequence TTGAGGTTGAAGCTCGCCAAGAAGCTTAGAATCCTGCTATGGAAGGAGTTGAAAGAGATCTCAAGGGATAAGAAACTAGTGGCGACCACTATATTGTTTCCCTTGGTCTCATTACCGGCTATAGGGTTTCTCACCGCCTTGCTCCTTTACTACCAGCCAGTAGTAATCGCTATAGTGAACGAGGACGCCGGCCCAAGTACTGTTACTAGCTGGTTTATTGAGAACGTAGTCAGCGCACTCACCTCGGCAGGCCATTCCGTGGTCGAGGTGGATGACTTGGAATCGGCGCTGAGAAACGCCACAATAGACTTGATCCTGATTATTCCTGGGGGCTTTCACGAAAACGCAACGAGCTTTGATAAAGTAGCATACGTAGAGATAATCAGGCGCGCTGGAGTTTCGGAAGAAAGGGTTAACCGAGTCGAGCAGGATGTTAGAAACACTATTACGAGCATATCTCTGAGTTTATCTGAGATGAAGATACGCGAATTAGCCGAGAAGGCCGGTGTGGAGGAATATAGCGTGGAGGCCATTAGAAACCCCGTTCAAATCAAAGTTCCAGTATACGTCACTCCCAAGGGCGAGCCTGCTAAGCCCGAGGACATCGTAAGACCTTTCATCGCTAGGTTACTGATCCTCTCATTTTCCTTCATAGTTACGCCGGCATCGTCTTTCATAATTGATGGTATCGTAGGCGAACGCGAGAGGAAAACCATGGAAATGCTATTGGCATCTCCCGCGGGGTTATGGGACATGCTAGTAGCCAAGATCGTTGCTGCGTCGGTAATAGGTTTGATAGCTTCCCTAGCCGATATTCTCGGCTTGCTGGCGTATTTTGGAGTGCTCGTTACCGCTCTGGGGGGCTGGTTCATGGCCGTGTACGATGCTAGACTTGTACTACTACACGCGTTCACAGCGTTCTTGACGATACTAGTAACGGTGTCGATTTCAATACCTTTCATAACAAGAACACGTGGTATTAAAACCGCAAGTAACATTGCAGGACTTCTCTCGATTGTAGGGCTTGCATTCTTCGTCTCGGGCTGGATGGTGGATTTCTACAAGCTATCACGTGAAATATTCACAGCCCTCTTGGCAGTCCCATACGCTCACAGCATTCTCATTATTCAAAGCTACGTGTACGGGGACTACAATATGGTGGCGGCGAGTGTTTCCTTCCTAGTGATGCTCTCGTTAGCGGTAATGACCATTTCACTAAGAACGTTGGAGAGGGAGAAGGTCTTACTAGCTGGTTAG
- a CDS encoding ABC transporter ATP-binding protein, whose translation MSVVVEAKEVYKNYGKVQALRGASLTVKEGQVYGLVGPNGAGKTTLLRILAGLAKPAKGSVKVCELDPYRNYEEARRYIGYLPEDANTYDLLTGYEHLVLYANLYGASSDSIKYGVELAALGSRLYDLTKTYSKGMKRRLLVALVLMRRPKVALLDEPTAGLDVHASLSVRRAIRKYVVETGATVIVSSHNMLEIEYLCDKVGLIYGGKIIAEGAVDELLGKYGAKNLEEVFEVVVGD comes from the coding sequence GTGAGTGTTGTAGTCGAAGCAAAAGAGGTTTACAAAAACTACGGTAAGGTTCAGGCACTTCGAGGGGCTTCATTAACAGTGAAGGAAGGCCAGGTCTACGGGCTCGTAGGACCTAACGGTGCGGGCAAAACCACGCTTTTGAGGATACTGGCGGGGCTCGCAAAGCCAGCTAAAGGATCCGTGAAGGTCTGTGAACTAGACCCTTACAGGAACTACGAAGAGGCGCGTCGATATATCGGATACTTACCTGAGGACGCAAATACGTACGACTTATTAACCGGGTACGAGCACCTAGTTCTCTACGCAAACCTCTATGGGGCTTCAAGCGATAGTATCAAGTACGGGGTGGAACTAGCCGCCCTAGGTAGTAGGCTGTACGATCTCACAAAGACCTACAGTAAGGGCATGAAACGTAGACTTCTAGTAGCGTTAGTGCTCATGAGGAGACCTAAAGTCGCGTTGCTCGACGAGCCCACGGCGGGGCTGGACGTGCATGCAAGCCTCTCCGTTAGGAGAGCCATTAGGAAATACGTCGTTGAAACGGGGGCAACGGTCATAGTTAGTAGCCACAACATGCTTGAAATAGAGTACCTCTGCGATAAGGTAGGGCTTATATATGGAGGTAAAATAATTGCCGAGGGTGCCGTGGATGAGCTTCTAGGGAAATACGGTGCTAAAAACCTCGAAGAAGTCTTCGAAGTTGTTGTAGGTGATTGA
- a CDS encoding alanyl-tRNA editing protein — MVNLHAWTRSMKPTLRVYLEDPYVRELSATVIDYVHEKGDRYYVVLDRTIFHPRSGGQPSDTGVAMGHNLEFSVLKVLEIDNVLVHYGKVVKGALERELPIKLLVNWDFRYLVMKLHTAGHILDGAVMRVYGKVLNTLDAHHGPPEAYVVYDAGDVPGIDKLKLIEEYANKITQESRPVKAYWVKREELPLRAYNAPNLQRLPVRDAYRIVEIEGINAIPCTGTHVKDTSEVGRIKVLKAEPHSRGFKLVYSI, encoded by the coding sequence TTGGTTAATTTACACGCATGGACTAGGAGCATGAAACCTACTCTTAGAGTATATTTAGAAGACCCTTATGTCAGGGAGCTGTCTGCAACTGTGATTGATTACGTGCACGAGAAAGGTGATCGATACTACGTAGTCCTAGATAGGACCATATTCCATCCACGAAGCGGCGGTCAACCCAGCGATACAGGTGTAGCGATGGGGCATAACTTAGAATTCTCTGTCCTCAAGGTTCTCGAAATAGACAATGTCCTAGTACACTACGGTAAAGTCGTGAAAGGCGCGCTTGAACGCGAACTCCCTATAAAGCTACTGGTGAATTGGGACTTCAGGTATCTCGTCATGAAGCTACACACAGCCGGGCACATACTAGACGGAGCCGTCATGAGGGTTTATGGCAAGGTGCTAAATACTCTGGATGCCCATCACGGGCCACCGGAGGCATACGTAGTTTACGATGCTGGAGACGTGCCAGGTATTGACAAGCTAAAGCTCATTGAGGAATACGCAAACAAAATTACCCAGGAGTCTAGGCCGGTTAAGGCGTACTGGGTTAAACGCGAAGAGCTACCATTAAGAGCGTACAATGCGCCAAATCTCCAGAGGTTACCGGTGAGGGACGCCTATAGGATAGTTGAAATAGAAGGCATTAATGCCATACCGTGCACAGGTACACACGTTAAGGATACTAGTGAAGTGGGTAGAATAAAGGTACTCAAAGCAGAGCCTCACTCCCGGGGCTTCAAACTAGTATACAGCATCTAG
- a CDS encoding aminotransferase class I/II-fold pyridoxal phosphate-dependent enzyme, with protein MSLAKSWVRETYKNKLKELYERGEFWEIRRLMGPAGPRVVVEGKEVVMLASNNYLNLANDPRLKRAALEAMEKYGWGPGAVWAIAGYHEILAELEKKIAEFKRTEAGLFFPTGFAVNAGTIPAIADQGDLILSDQLNHGSIIDGVRLSRAERMIYNHCDVADLEDKLRKAQGKYNKILIATDAVFSMDGDIAPLDKIVKLAEEFNAMLYVDDAHGDGVLGEGHGTPAHFNVEDKVDFHMGTFSKALGSSGGMIGSDHEIIEYIRNRARTWLLSTGPPVPVIAANIKAIEIVMSSEGKERVRRLHSNADYFRKELQSIGFNTGNSQTPIVPAIIGDTKKTRELAKALFEEGVFVVPIVYPMVPRGTERIRNQVNADHTKDDLNKALAVYEKWGRKLEII; from the coding sequence GTGTCCTTGGCCAAGTCGTGGGTTAGAGAAACGTATAAAAATAAGTTAAAAGAGCTTTACGAGCGCGGCGAGTTCTGGGAGATCAGGAGATTAATGGGGCCCGCTGGCCCCCGAGTAGTTGTTGAGGGTAAAGAAGTGGTAATGCTGGCATCAAACAACTACTTGAACCTAGCTAATGATCCCAGGCTTAAACGGGCCGCCCTCGAGGCCATGGAAAAGTACGGATGGGGTCCCGGCGCCGTTTGGGCCATTGCTGGCTATCATGAAATATTAGCAGAACTGGAGAAGAAGATAGCGGAGTTCAAGAGGACAGAGGCCGGCCTCTTCTTCCCCACAGGCTTCGCCGTCAATGCGGGTACGATACCAGCTATTGCTGACCAGGGGGACCTAATACTCTCAGATCAGCTAAACCACGGAAGCATAATCGATGGAGTGAGGTTGTCGAGAGCCGAGAGAATGATATACAACCACTGCGATGTAGCGGACCTCGAAGACAAGTTAAGAAAGGCTCAGGGCAAGTATAACAAAATACTCATAGCGACTGATGCCGTTTTCTCAATGGACGGAGACATCGCGCCACTAGACAAAATAGTGAAGCTTGCAGAAGAGTTTAATGCAATGCTATACGTAGACGACGCACACGGCGACGGGGTGCTGGGGGAGGGCCACGGCACGCCGGCACACTTTAACGTGGAAGATAAGGTGGACTTCCATATGGGCACATTCTCTAAGGCGCTAGGCTCGAGCGGGGGCATGATCGGCTCGGACCACGAAATAATAGAATATATTAGAAACAGGGCAAGAACGTGGCTACTAAGCACAGGGCCACCGGTACCGGTAATAGCTGCTAACATTAAAGCCATTGAAATAGTCATGAGTTCCGAAGGCAAAGAAAGGGTCAGGAGGTTGCACAGCAACGCAGATTACTTTAGAAAAGAGCTTCAATCCATAGGTTTCAATACTGGTAACAGTCAAACACCAATAGTACCCGCCATAATCGGGGACACTAAGAAAACCCGTGAACTAGCTAAAGCACTATTTGAAGAGGGGGTGTTCGTCGTACCAATAGTTTACCCAATGGTCCCTAGAGGCACCGAGAGGATAAGGAACCAGGTTAACGCGGACCACACGAAAGACGACTTAAACAAAGCCTTAGCAGTGTATGAGAAGTGGGGTAGGAAACTAGAAATAATTTAG
- a CDS encoding thiamine-phosphate synthase family protein: MLIHELVSSKILPAMRGILAHKLSSAGISQRKIANYLEVTQPMISKILRKPLEEYYAGLAKLGLSRDFIEHYVNILVEIAISEDYERFISTTFTVVNQLALRAICGTRKDLIQLCITGVFRDPEIEYYKGLLFTVLTIRGLEKLIPEVGSNLAYAPRTPKSVSDIIGLTGRIIKIAGGVTFYGEPAYGGSRHVARVLLMATKSNPKLKFCFNVKCAKRVKNTLAEMGMHVVDTGPHLREDDFWVSIEKALLEKPQVVCDFGGLGLEPVAYIFAESFHQLESYLKNIVGGIHEP, translated from the coding sequence ATGTTAATACACGAGCTAGTTTCATCAAAAATACTACCAGCTATGAGGGGAATACTAGCACATAAACTAAGCTCAGCCGGGATAAGTCAGAGAAAAATAGCTAACTACCTCGAAGTTACGCAGCCCATGATCAGCAAAATCCTGCGAAAACCACTAGAGGAATATTACGCGGGGCTCGCGAAGCTGGGGCTTTCTCGTGACTTTATCGAGCACTACGTGAATATTCTCGTGGAGATCGCCATTAGCGAGGACTATGAGAGGTTCATCTCAACGACCTTCACCGTAGTAAATCAGCTTGCACTCAGAGCTATATGCGGTACCCGGAAAGACCTCATACAGCTCTGCATAACGGGGGTTTTCAGGGACCCCGAAATAGAGTACTACAAGGGGCTACTTTTTACAGTGCTAACAATTCGGGGCCTCGAGAAACTAATTCCCGAAGTTGGGTCTAATTTAGCGTATGCACCGAGGACGCCGAAAAGTGTGAGTGACATAATAGGCCTGACAGGGAGGATAATCAAAATAGCCGGAGGCGTGACTTTCTACGGTGAGCCGGCTTATGGTGGTAGTAGGCACGTCGCCCGTGTACTGTTAATGGCCACGAAGAGTAATCCTAAGTTGAAGTTCTGCTTTAACGTTAAGTGCGCCAAACGGGTTAAAAACACACTTGCAGAGATGGGCATGCACGTCGTAGATACAGGGCCGCATCTTCGAGAAGACGATTTCTGGGTCAGCATCGAAAAAGCCCTTCTCGAGAAGCCACAAGTAGTATGCGATTTCGGGGGCCTAGGGCTTGAACCGGTAGCATACATTTTTGCAGAAAGCTTTCATCAGTTAGAGTCATACTTGAAGAACATTGTAGGTGGTATTCATGAGCCGTGA